GCGGTGGTGTTTAGATGGAGAATCCATTTGGAAAAATTACAACCTTAGAAAAGGTTTTGGAACTCTTCTCTAACGGAATGACGTTAATGTTTGGGGGATTTGGCGGTGTCGGAACCCCGCCGACGCTCATTGATGGAATCCTCGAAAAAGGGATTCGGGACATCACATTAATTGGAAATGATACTGGATTTCCACATATCGGCATTGGAAAACTAGTGAGTCAGGAAAGGGCAGTAAAAGTGATTGCCTCTCATATTGGTTCCAATCCAATTGCCGGTAAACTCATGCACGAAGGAAGGCTTGAGGTGGAATTTTCACCGCAAGGGATATTAGCAGAAAGAATTCGTGCTGGGGGAGTTGGTCTCCCAGCGATTCTAAGTGATATTGGAATGGACAATGAACTCGTATCAAAAAATAAACCCCATTTTCTCCTCAACGGGAAGGACTACTTAATTGAAACAGCTTTAACCGCAGAAGTATCAATCGTTTATGCAAAAAAAGCAGACCCCTACGGAAATTTAATTTATGACAAAAGTGCTCGAAATACGAATCCACTTGTGGCAATGGCAGGAGATATTACCATTGCAGAGGTAGAGGAAATCGTTCCGCTCGGAAGCCTTGACCCTGATGAGATTATTACTCCTGGTGTGTTCGTTGACCATATTATTCCTTCGAAGGGAGTGAACTGGAAATGGGCTTGGGAGTAGATTTTCGCAATACGATTGCCAAAAGAGCAGCAGAAGAAATCCACAATGGAATGGTGGTAAACCTAGGTATTGGAATTCCCTCCTTAGTTCCCAACCATTTACCGAAGAACATGATGGTCATGTTCCATGCTGAAAATGGGATTACAGGAATGGGACCAAGCCCAGAAAAAGGGATGGAAGATGAGAATTTATGTAATGCCGGCGGCTTTCCAGTTACCTTGAATCCAGGTGGTTCTTACTGTGATAGCGCTGTGGCATTTGGGATGATACGACGAGGACGGGTGGATATTACGATTTTGGGTTCCCTTCAAGTCAGCTCACAGGGGGACTTGGCAAATTGGATTGTTCCAGGAAAGAAAGTCCCTGGAATGGGCGGTGCGATGGAACTGGCCCAAAAGGCAAGAAAGGTAATTGTATTAATGAATCATTGTGATAAGGCAGGAAATCCAAAAATCGTCACGTCTTGCACGTTACCGCTAACCTCTGCTGCATGTGTGGATATGATCATAACAGAATTGGCCGTATTCAAGGTGACTCCTGATGGATTATTGTTAACAGAATTGTTCGCGCCATACGATTTACTGATAGTCACCAGTAAGACTGAATGTGATTTTATGGTAAGTGATACGATCCGGAAAATAGCCTATTAATCTCACCCATTCTTCTGAGGAAGGAGTGAAAGTATTGAAAAATCATGAAGAATTAATCAAGCAATGGCTGAAGGACAATCGTGCTAGAGGAACCCGGTTTTTACAAATCCTAGTCCAAGAGAATAGTACAAGGGGAAATGAAAGCAGTGCACAGGCTGTCATCATTGAAAAATGCCGGCAGTTAGGGTTGAATCTTGATATTTGGGAAATTGACCGGGATGAGTTAAAGGAGCATGAGGCATTCTGCTGTGACCGTCAGAGCTTTGAAGGAAATCCGAATGTTGTTGCTGTATTAAAAGGAACGGGAGGCGGGAAATCAATCATCCTAAATGGTCATATCGATGTGGTACCAGTCGGCGATGAGAAGAACTGGGAACATGATCCATTTAGCGGACATATTGAGTGCGGTAAACTCTATGGCCGCGGAAGCACAGATATGAAGGGCGGGACCGCAGCGCTTATTATGGCAATCGAAGCAATTATTGCTACGGGAATCAAGCTTAAAGGGGATATTATTTTTCAAAGTGTGATAGAAGAAGAAAGCGGAGGTGCTGGTACGCTTGCTGCCGTCCTAAGGGGCTACCAGGCCGACGGGGCAATTATCCCGGAACCAACGGGTATGAAGATTTTTCCGAAACAGCAGGGTTCGATGTGGTTTAGGATTACTGTAAAAGGCAGGGCAGCACACGGTGGAACGAGATATGAAGGTATTAGCGCCATCGAAAAAGCCGTACTAGTGATACAAAAACTGCAGCAATTAGAGAAGAATCGTAATATTAAAATCACGGATCCGCTATTTAACAGCATTCCAATCCCAATCCCGATTAACATTGGAAAAATAAATAGCGGCGAGTGGCCGTCATCTGTTCCTGATCTGGCTGTTATTGAAGGAAGAATGGGCGTATCCCCTGAAGAAACAATTTCCGCCGCGCAAGAGGAAATGACAGCTGTATTGGATGAACTTAATCAACACGATAATTGGTTCCAAGAGAATCCACTTGGGATTGAGTGGTTTGGGGGAAGATGGCTTCCTGGGAACCTGGAAGTGGATCATCCATTAATGAAGACACTCTCTGAGAGTTTTATAGAAATTAAAGGAGAGAAGCCTGTCATTGAAGCTAGCCCATGGGGAACGGATGGCGGTATTCTCTCAAATGTTGGAAATACACCTGTGGTTGTTTTTGGGCCAGGAATAACTGCCACGGCTCATGACGCTAATGAACACATTCTTTTGGAGGATATGTTTGCTGCATGCAAGATTATAGCTCTAACACTATTAAAGTGGTGTGAAGTCAGTGAATAAAAGGAAATCCCTTCGAACTAGTAGAATTTAGTACAATAGTAAAAAATGAATCTTTCATGTGGAGGGATAAGGATGAAGAAAGACTTATGGATAGGCGGCGAATATCGAAGTACTTCTTCCTATATGGAGCTGAAAAATCCATTTAACTTGGAGAGTCTTGCACAGATAGGTATTGCCAGGCATGAGGATGTGCAGGCAGCAATAGCTGCCGCCGAACAAGCTCATGTAAGAATGGCAGAACTGCCTGCCTTTGAACGGGCAGAAATATTAGAAAAAGTAGTACAATTTCTTAAGGATGACCGTGAAGAATGTGCAAGAATCATCGCGTTGGAGGCGGCAAAACCACTAAAAGCAGCTAGAACGGAAGTAGACCGAACGATTATGACCTATACCTTCGCTGCCCATGAAGCGAGAAAAATTCATGGTGAAACCGTGCCAATGGACGCTGCTCCTGGTGGGCAGGGGAGGCTCGCTTTTACAGTCCGGGAACCCTTGGGTGTCATAGCAGCTATCACCCCGTTTAATTTCCCTATGAACCTAGTTGCCCATAAAGTAGGGCCGGCAATTGCAGCCGGAAATAGTGTGATTCTAAAACCTGCAAGTCAAACGCCATTATCTTCTTATAAGATAGCTGATTATTTTCACCGTGCAGGGCTGCCTGCTGGTGCACTTAATGTCATCACAGGAAGCGGCCGCAGTATTGGTGATATACTAATGAAAGATGACCGTATCAAAATGATTACCTTTACGGGAAGTCCTGAAGTGGGGCGCTATATCCGTGAAAATTCGGGATTAAAACGGGTAACACTAGAATTAGGGTCAAATTCCGCATTGATTGTCGATGAAGGAGTAGGTTTAGATCAAGTCATCCCTAGGATTGTCAATGGAGCCTTTGCCTATCAAGGTCAGGTTTGTATTTCCATTCAAAGGATATTTGTTCATGAAAACATTTTTGAGACTTTTGTGGAGCAGTTCGTAAGTGAAACGCAAAAGTTGAAGGCTGGAAATCCATTAGAGGAAGATACGGACATTTCAGCGATGATTACACGTTTTGATGTACAGAGGACACAAAGCTGGGTTGATGAAGCTGTCAAAAATGGCGCTGAATTGAGGCTGGGCGGCGGAGCGGAAGAAGGAATTTTCCAGCCAACTGTTCTTGTAAATGTTCCAACTACCGAAAAGGTAAGTTGTGAAGAAGTATTTGCTCCTGTGGTTCATATTAATACATTCACTGAATTTAATGAAGCGATCAATTTGGTGAATGATTCAAAATATGGGCTTCAAGCAGGAATTTTTACGAATGATATTCATAAAGCACTTCAAGCAGCAAAAAAACTTGAGGTAGGCGGTGTCATGATAAATG
This genomic stretch from Neobacillus niacini harbors:
- a CDS encoding 3-oxoacid CoA-transferase subunit B, whose product is MGLGVDFRNTIAKRAAEEIHNGMVVNLGIGIPSLVPNHLPKNMMVMFHAENGITGMGPSPEKGMEDENLCNAGGFPVTLNPGGSYCDSAVAFGMIRRGRVDITILGSLQVSSQGDLANWIVPGKKVPGMGGAMELAQKARKVIVLMNHCDKAGNPKIVTSCTLPLTSAACVDMIITELAVFKVTPDGLLLTELFAPYDLLIVTSKTECDFMVSDTIRKIAY
- a CDS encoding peptidase, giving the protein MKNHEELIKQWLKDNRARGTRFLQILVQENSTRGNESSAQAVIIEKCRQLGLNLDIWEIDRDELKEHEAFCCDRQSFEGNPNVVAVLKGTGGGKSIILNGHIDVVPVGDEKNWEHDPFSGHIECGKLYGRGSTDMKGGTAALIMAIEAIIATGIKLKGDIIFQSVIEEESGGAGTLAAVLRGYQADGAIIPEPTGMKIFPKQQGSMWFRITVKGRAAHGGTRYEGISAIEKAVLVIQKLQQLEKNRNIKITDPLFNSIPIPIPINIGKINSGEWPSSVPDLAVIEGRMGVSPEETISAAQEEMTAVLDELNQHDNWFQENPLGIEWFGGRWLPGNLEVDHPLMKTLSESFIEIKGEKPVIEASPWGTDGGILSNVGNTPVVVFGPGITATAHDANEHILLEDMFAACKIIALTLLKWCEVSE
- a CDS encoding CoA transferase subunit A encodes the protein MENPFGKITTLEKVLELFSNGMTLMFGGFGGVGTPPTLIDGILEKGIRDITLIGNDTGFPHIGIGKLVSQERAVKVIASHIGSNPIAGKLMHEGRLEVEFSPQGILAERIRAGGVGLPAILSDIGMDNELVSKNKPHFLLNGKDYLIETALTAEVSIVYAKKADPYGNLIYDKSARNTNPLVAMAGDITIAEVEEIVPLGSLDPDEIITPGVFVDHIIPSKGVNWKWAWE
- a CDS encoding aldehyde dehydrogenase family protein, which translates into the protein MKKDLWIGGEYRSTSSYMELKNPFNLESLAQIGIARHEDVQAAIAAAEQAHVRMAELPAFERAEILEKVVQFLKDDREECARIIALEAAKPLKAARTEVDRTIMTYTFAAHEARKIHGETVPMDAAPGGQGRLAFTVREPLGVIAAITPFNFPMNLVAHKVGPAIAAGNSVILKPASQTPLSSYKIADYFHRAGLPAGALNVITGSGRSIGDILMKDDRIKMITFTGSPEVGRYIRENSGLKRVTLELGSNSALIVDEGVGLDQVIPRIVNGAFAYQGQVCISIQRIFVHENIFETFVEQFVSETQKLKAGNPLEEDTDISAMITRFDVQRTQSWVDEAVKNGAELRLGGGAEEGIFQPTVLVNVPTTEKVSCEEVFAPVVHINTFTEFNEAINLVNDSKYGLQAGIFTNDIHKALQAAKKLEVGGVMINEIPTFRVDQMPYGGVKMSGMGREGIKYAVEEMTELKLISFKTE